In Serratia marcescens subsp. marcescens ATCC 13880, a single genomic region encodes these proteins:
- the motB gene encoding flagellar motor protein MotB: MKQNHPVVLVRKRKSHHAAHHGGSWKIAYADFMTAMMAFFLVMWLLAIASPQELTQIAEYFRTPLKVALTSGDKSSSESSPIPGGGDDPTQQHGLVRKQVDSPDARAEELRLNKLREKLDELIESDPRLKALRPHLLINMMDEGLRIQIIDSQNRPMFKTGSAQVESYMRDILRAIAPILNDLPNKISLSGHTDDIPYATGERGYSNWELSADRANASRRELIAGGLAEGKVLRVVGMAATMSLKQHGADDAINRRITVLVLNKQTQEGIEHENAESNALDIAQPDSLKQLAPSATAPASQTPEPSATAPEPVAPTPSAPPQASPAIAPADQAPEQPASAPAPTNRDSQPEVTP, from the coding sequence ATGAAACAGAATCATCCGGTCGTTCTGGTCAGAAAGCGCAAATCGCATCATGCCGCTCATCACGGCGGCTCCTGGAAGATCGCTTATGCCGACTTTATGACGGCGATGATGGCGTTCTTCCTGGTGATGTGGCTGCTGGCGATCGCCAGCCCGCAGGAGCTGACGCAAATCGCCGAATATTTCCGTACGCCGCTCAAGGTCGCCCTGACCAGCGGCGACAAGAGCAGCTCCGAGAGCAGCCCAATCCCTGGCGGCGGCGACGATCCCACGCAGCAGCACGGCCTGGTGAGAAAACAGGTCGATTCGCCGGACGCGCGCGCCGAAGAGCTGCGCCTGAACAAGCTGCGCGAAAAGCTGGATGAGTTGATTGAGTCCGATCCGCGCCTGAAGGCGCTGCGCCCGCATCTGCTGATCAACATGATGGACGAGGGGTTGCGTATTCAGATTATCGATAGCCAAAACCGGCCGATGTTCAAAACCGGCAGCGCGCAGGTCGAGAGCTACATGCGCGATATTCTGCGGGCGATAGCGCCGATCCTCAACGACTTGCCGAACAAGATCAGCCTGTCCGGCCACACCGATGATATCCCTTACGCCACCGGCGAGCGCGGCTACAGCAACTGGGAATTGTCGGCCGATCGCGCCAACGCCTCCCGACGCGAGCTGATCGCCGGCGGCCTGGCGGAAGGCAAGGTGCTGCGGGTGGTGGGCATGGCGGCCACCATGAGCCTGAAACAGCACGGCGCCGATGACGCGATTAACCGACGCATCACCGTGTTGGTGCTGAACAAGCAAACGCAAGAGGGCATCGAGCACGAAAATGCCGAAAGCAACGCGCTGGATATCGCCCAACCGGACAGTCTGAAGCAGCTGGCGCCGTCGGCGACCGCGCCGGCCAGCCAAACGCCGGAACCCTCGGCGACAGCCCCGGAACCGGTGGCGCCAACGCCAAGCGCTCCACCGCAGGCATCCCCGGCGATAGCACCGGCCGATCAGGCGCCGGAACAACCGGCTTCCGCACCCGCACCGACTAACCGCGACTCACAGCCAGAGGTGACCCCGTGA
- a CDS encoding methyl-accepting chemotaxis protein yields the protein MFNRIRISTSLFLLLMTFCVLQLASSGLSYSAFRSDNHNLDIITLGSQQRDSLSLSWVSLLQARNTLNRAGTRAALKLPQEQVNELMSSARSSLQKADLYFNQFMAVERSSEQQNQQTATTKASYERLRGALRELIGFLEKGELQAFMDQPTQKTQDLFEADFVQYLQLVNGDISEARDANQFSFTLAGLMLAGAVLMLIVVTGSAMWWLRTMLVQPLNQIRSHFERIAAGDLATPIQVYGRNEISMLFASLQRTQQSLIGTVGAVRDGAESILIGLQEIAEGNNDLSSRTEQQAASLEETAASMEQLTATVKQNADNARQASQLARDASATAAKGGELAGDVVTTMHDIANSSQKIGAITSVIDGIAFQTNILALNAAVEAARAGEQGRGFAVVAGEVRNLASRSAQAAKEIKVLIDESVSRVKHGSVLVENSGATMQDIVRSVTRVTDIMGEIASASDEQSRGIEQVTQAVTQMDQVTQQNAALVEESASAATALEEQAITLADAVAVFRLADDNFVASGNSSNAVSPVVKEAQDC from the coding sequence GTGTTTAACCGAATCCGTATCTCTACCAGCTTGTTCCTGTTGTTGATGACCTTCTGCGTTCTGCAGTTGGCCAGCAGCGGCCTGTCGTATTCCGCGTTTCGCTCCGATAACCACAACCTCGACATCATCACCCTCGGCAGCCAGCAGCGCGATTCGCTCAGCCTGAGCTGGGTGTCGCTGTTGCAGGCCCGCAATACGCTGAACCGCGCCGGCACCCGCGCGGCGCTGAAACTGCCGCAGGAGCAGGTGAACGAATTGATGAGCAGCGCCCGCAGTTCGCTGCAGAAGGCCGACCTCTATTTCAATCAGTTCATGGCGGTTGAACGCAGCAGTGAACAGCAGAACCAGCAGACGGCCACCACCAAGGCCAGCTACGAGCGGCTGCGCGGCGCGCTGCGTGAACTGATCGGTTTCCTGGAAAAGGGCGAGCTGCAGGCGTTTATGGATCAGCCGACGCAGAAAACCCAGGACCTGTTTGAGGCTGACTTCGTGCAGTATTTGCAGTTGGTCAACGGCGACATCAGCGAGGCTCGAGACGCCAACCAATTCTCCTTCACGCTGGCGGGCCTGATGCTGGCGGGGGCGGTCTTGATGCTGATCGTGGTGACCGGCAGCGCCATGTGGTGGTTGCGCACCATGTTGGTACAGCCGCTGAACCAAATCCGCAGCCACTTTGAACGCATCGCCGCCGGCGATTTGGCGACGCCGATTCAAGTGTATGGCCGCAATGAAATCAGCATGTTGTTCGCCAGCCTGCAACGCACGCAGCAGTCGCTGATCGGCACCGTCGGCGCGGTGCGCGACGGTGCGGAGTCGATTCTGATCGGCCTGCAGGAGATCGCCGAAGGCAATAACGATCTCTCTTCCCGTACCGAGCAGCAGGCCGCTTCGCTGGAAGAAACCGCCGCCAGCATGGAACAGCTGACCGCGACGGTGAAGCAGAACGCCGACAATGCGCGGCAGGCCTCTCAGCTGGCGCGCGACGCTTCGGCCACCGCGGCCAAGGGCGGCGAACTGGCCGGGGACGTGGTCACCACCATGCACGATATCGCCAACAGTTCGCAGAAAATCGGCGCCATCACCAGCGTGATCGACGGCATCGCCTTCCAGACCAACATTCTGGCGCTCAATGCGGCGGTGGAAGCGGCGCGCGCCGGCGAACAGGGGCGGGGTTTCGCCGTGGTCGCCGGCGAGGTGCGCAACCTGGCGAGCCGCAGCGCGCAGGCGGCGAAAGAGATCAAGGTGCTGATCGACGAATCGGTCAGCCGCGTCAAACACGGCTCGGTGCTGGTGGAAAATTCCGGCGCCACCATGCAGGACATCGTGCGTTCGGTGACGCGCGTAACCGACATCATGGGCGAGATCGCCTCGGCATCGGATGAACAGAGCCGCGGCATCGAGCAGGTGACGCAGGCGGTGACCCAGATGGATCAGGTCACCCAGCAGAACGCCGCGCTGGTGGAAGAATCCGCTTCTGCCGCCACCGCGCTGGAAGAGCAGGCCATTACCCTGGCCGACGCGGTCGCGGTATTCCGTCTGGCGGACGATAACTTCGTCGCGTCAGGTAACAGCAGCAACGCAGTTTCACCCGTGGTAAAGGAAGCCCAAGATTGTTAA
- a CDS encoding protein-glutamate methylesterase/protein-glutamine glutaminase — protein MSKIRVLCVDDSALMRQLMTEIVNGHADMEMVATAPDPLVARDLIKKFNPQVLTLDVEMPRMDGLDFLEKLMRLRPMPVVMVSSLTGKGSEITLRALELGAVDFVTKPQLGIREGMLAYSELIAEKIRTAVRARLPQRSSSPAPAILSHAPLLSSEKLIAIGASTGGTEAIRQVLQPLPATSPALLITQHMPPGFTRSFAERLNKLCQITVKEAEDGERVLPGHAYIAPGDRHLELTRSGANYQVKLHDGPAVNRHRPSVDVLFRSVAQYAGRNAVGVILTGMGNDGAAGMLEMHRAGAYTLAQNEASCVVFGMPREAIASGGVSEVVELDRMSQRMLAQIAGGQALRI, from the coding sequence ATGAGTAAAATCAGAGTGTTATGCGTAGACGATTCGGCACTGATGCGCCAGCTGATGACGGAAATCGTGAACGGCCATGCCGACATGGAAATGGTGGCGACCGCGCCGGATCCGCTGGTGGCGCGCGATCTGATCAAAAAATTTAATCCTCAGGTGCTGACGCTGGACGTCGAGATGCCGCGCATGGACGGGCTGGATTTCCTCGAGAAGCTGATGCGCCTGCGGCCGATGCCGGTGGTGATGGTCTCTTCGCTGACCGGAAAAGGCTCGGAAATCACGCTGCGCGCGCTGGAGCTGGGCGCGGTGGACTTCGTCACCAAACCGCAGCTCGGCATTCGCGAGGGCATGTTGGCCTACAGCGAGCTGATTGCCGAGAAGATCCGCACCGCCGTCAGAGCGCGCCTGCCGCAGCGCTCCAGCAGCCCGGCGCCGGCGATCCTCAGCCATGCGCCGCTGTTGAGCAGTGAAAAACTGATCGCCATCGGCGCTTCCACCGGCGGCACCGAAGCGATTCGCCAGGTGCTGCAGCCGCTGCCGGCCACCAGCCCGGCGCTGCTGATCACTCAACACATGCCGCCGGGATTCACCCGTTCGTTCGCCGAGCGGCTGAACAAGCTGTGCCAGATCACGGTGAAAGAAGCGGAGGACGGCGAGCGCGTGCTGCCGGGCCACGCCTATATCGCACCGGGGGATCGCCACCTGGAGCTGACGCGCAGCGGCGCCAACTATCAGGTGAAGCTGCATGACGGCCCGGCGGTCAACCGCCATCGCCCGTCGGTCGACGTGCTGTTCCGCTCGGTGGCGCAATACGCCGGCCGTAATGCGGTGGGGGTGATCCTCACCGGCATGGGCAACGACGGGGCGGCGGGGATGCTGGAGATGCACCGCGCCGGGGCCTATACCCTGGCGCAGAACGAGGCGAGCTGCGTGGTGTTCGGCATGCCGCGCGAGGCGATCGCCAGCGGCGGCGTCAGCGAAGTGGTCGAGCTGGACAGAATGAGCCAGCGCATGCTGGCGCAGATCGCCGGCGGCCAGGCATTGCGCATTTGA
- the cheZ gene encoding protein phosphatase CheZ yields MRDIPMPASDAATAGEIISRIGQLTRMLRDSMRELGLDQAIAQAAEAIPDARDRLDYVVTMTAQAAERALNCVEAAQPRQAELESGANALKGRWDEWFANPIELDDARSLVNDTRQYLDQVPGHTAFTNAQLLEIMMAQDFQDLTGQVIKRMMDVVQEIEKQLLMVLMENMPEQPVKEKRPNDSLLNGPQLDQNGVGVIANQAQVDDLLDSLGF; encoded by the coding sequence ATGAGAGACATTCCAATGCCTGCCAGCGATGCAGCGACCGCGGGAGAGATCATCTCCCGCATCGGCCAACTGACCCGAATGCTGCGCGACAGCATGCGCGAACTGGGGCTCGATCAGGCGATCGCCCAGGCGGCAGAGGCGATCCCGGATGCGCGCGACCGTCTTGACTATGTCGTAACCATGACGGCGCAGGCGGCGGAACGGGCGTTGAACTGCGTGGAGGCGGCGCAACCGCGCCAGGCGGAGCTGGAATCCGGCGCCAACGCGTTGAAAGGGCGCTGGGACGAGTGGTTCGCCAATCCCATCGAACTGGACGACGCGCGTTCTCTGGTCAACGACACGCGTCAGTATCTGGATCAGGTGCCGGGCCATACGGCCTTTACCAACGCCCAACTGCTGGAAATCATGATGGCGCAGGACTTCCAGGATCTGACCGGCCAGGTGATCAAGCGCATGATGGACGTGGTGCAGGAGATCGAAAAGCAGCTGCTGATGGTGCTGATGGAAAACATGCCGGAGCAGCCGGTGAAGGAAAAACGGCCGAACGACAGCCTGCTGAACGGCCCGCAGCTCGACCAGAACGGCGTCGGCGTGATCGCCAACCAGGCGCAGGTCGACGATCTGCTCGACAGCCTCGGTTTCTGA
- the cheW gene encoding chemotaxis protein CheW, whose amino-acid sequence MAGLAAVSKLAGETVGQEFLIFTLGNEEYGIDILKVQEIRGYDQVTRIANTPAFIKGVTNLRGVIVPIIDLRVKFSQQSVSYDENTVVIVLNFGQRVVGIVVDGVSDVLSLTAEQIRPAPEFAVTLATEYLTGLGSLGERMLILVDIEKLLSSEEMSLVDSVAKSV is encoded by the coding sequence ATGGCAGGATTGGCAGCCGTCAGCAAATTGGCTGGCGAAACGGTAGGGCAAGAGTTTCTGATTTTTACCCTGGGCAACGAGGAGTATGGCATCGATATCCTCAAGGTGCAGGAAATTCGCGGCTACGATCAGGTGACCCGCATCGCCAACACCCCGGCGTTCATCAAGGGCGTCACCAACCTGCGCGGCGTGATTGTTCCCATCATCGATCTGCGGGTGAAGTTTTCGCAGCAGAGTGTTTCCTACGATGAGAACACCGTGGTGATCGTGTTGAACTTTGGCCAGCGCGTGGTGGGCATCGTGGTTGACGGCGTCTCCGACGTGCTGTCGCTCACCGCCGAACAGATCCGTCCGGCGCCGGAGTTCGCGGTGACGCTGGCGACCGAATATCTCACCGGCCTCGGTTCGCTGGGCGAGCGCATGCTGATCCTGGTGGATATCGAAAAGCTGCTGAGCAGCGAAGAGATGTCGCTGGTCGACAGCGTGGCGAAAAGCGTCTGA
- the cheY gene encoding chemotaxis response regulator CheY, translating to MADKNLRFLVVDDFSTMRRIVRNLLKELGFNNVEEAEDGADALNKLRAGGFDFVVSDWNMPNMDGLELLQTIRADSALAAMPVLMVTAEAKKENIIAAAQAGASGYVVKPFTAATLEEKLNKIFEKLGM from the coding sequence ATGGCAGACAAAAACCTCAGATTTCTGGTTGTGGACGACTTCTCCACCATGCGCCGCATCGTCAGAAATCTGCTCAAAGAGTTGGGCTTCAACAACGTCGAAGAGGCTGAAGACGGCGCGGATGCGCTGAACAAGCTGCGCGCCGGCGGTTTCGACTTCGTGGTGTCCGATTGGAACATGCCGAACATGGACGGACTCGAGCTGTTGCAAACCATCCGCGCCGACAGCGCGCTGGCCGCGATGCCGGTACTGATGGTGACGGCGGAAGCCAAGAAAGAAAATATCATCGCGGCGGCGCAGGCCGGCGCCAGCGGTTATGTAGTGAAACCATTTACGGCGGCGACGCTGGAAGAAAAGCTCAACAAGATTTTTGAAAAATTGGGCATGTAA
- the vapB gene encoding type II toxin-antitoxin system VapB family antitoxin has translation MTLGSVFTNNRTQAVRLPAEARFPDTVSKVTVRVVGKERILAPLENTWDSFFCAENEVSDDFLNERAGQHQREREAF, from the coding sequence ATGACGTTAGGTTCTGTCTTTACTAATAATCGGACACAGGCTGTACGCCTGCCTGCAGAGGCGCGTTTCCCTGATACCGTTTCTAAAGTGACCGTTCGCGTAGTGGGTAAAGAGCGCATTCTTGCCCCCCTGGAGAATACCTGGGACAGTTTCTTCTGTGCGGAAAATGAGGTGAGCGATGATTTTCTCAATGAACGTGCCGGACAGCACCAGCGCGAGCGGGAAGCGTTTTGA
- the vapC gene encoding type II toxin-antitoxin system tRNA(fMet)-specific endonuclease VapC, with product MFSHMLDTNIVIYVIKRRPLEVLEAFNRYAGKMVISSITYGELVHGVEKSARPAVNARVVEDFVSRLDILDYSAKAASHYGNIRAALERQGTPIGVNDLHIAGHARSEGLILVTNNRREFERVEGLRLENWL from the coding sequence ATGTTCAGTCATATGCTGGACACCAACATTGTTATCTATGTCATCAAGCGCCGGCCGCTGGAAGTGCTGGAGGCATTCAATCGCTATGCAGGTAAAATGGTCATTTCGTCGATCACTTATGGCGAATTGGTTCACGGGGTGGAGAAAAGCGCTCGTCCAGCGGTGAACGCCAGAGTCGTTGAGGATTTTGTCTCCCGATTGGACATTCTCGATTACAGCGCCAAAGCGGCATCGCACTACGGCAATATCCGGGCTGCGCTGGAACGACAGGGAACGCCTATTGGCGTAAACGATCTACATATTGCCGGGCATGCGCGCAGCGAAGGATTGATCCTGGTGACCAATAATCGACGCGAATTTGAGCGCGTTGAGGGTTTGCGGCTGGAAAATTGGTTGTAA
- a CDS encoding methyl-accepting chemotaxis protein → MLNRMKVVTSLLLVLVLFGALQLISGGLFFSSLKSDKENFTVLQTIRQQQLQLSESRVDLLQARNSLNRAGIRYMMDTNKIGSGATIDELLAKAKEELGEAERHYAAYEKIPQDPRQDPQSAERLKQQYDVLYGALSELIQLLGEGKINAFFDQPTQSYQDNFEQSYNVYLEQNGKLYQIAVDGSNSSYNSAIWTLIVVLVVVLAVIVLVWTGIHHILVRPLNRMIDHIKQIAAGDLTQQIVVNSRNEMGVLAASLKHMQSELIETVSGVRQGADAIYSGASEIAAGNNDLSSRTEQQAASLEETAASMEQLTATVKQNAENARQASQLALSASETAQKGGKVVANVVQTMHDIAGSSQKIADITGVIDGIAFQTNILALNAAVEAARAGEQGRGFAVVAGEVRNLAQRSAQAAKEIKGLIEDSVSRVDMGSVLVESAGETMGDIVNAVTRVTDIMGEIASASDEQSRGIDQVGQAVAEMDRVTQQNASLVEESASAAAALEEQASMLTQSVAVFRLRSEGQEEFKAPVTSKAPVTPVINHKKMNASDLQDNWETF, encoded by the coding sequence ATGTTAAATCGTATGAAGGTGGTCACCAGCCTGTTGCTGGTGTTGGTGCTGTTTGGCGCCTTGCAGTTGATTTCGGGCGGACTCTTTTTCTCCTCGCTGAAAAGCGATAAGGAAAACTTTACCGTCCTGCAAACGATCCGCCAGCAGCAGCTGCAGCTGAGTGAAAGCCGCGTTGACCTGCTGCAGGCGCGTAACTCCCTGAACCGCGCCGGTATTCGCTACATGATGGATACCAACAAGATCGGCAGCGGCGCCACCATTGATGAACTGCTGGCCAAAGCGAAGGAAGAGCTGGGTGAAGCGGAAAGACACTACGCCGCGTACGAGAAAATTCCTCAGGACCCGCGCCAGGATCCTCAGTCGGCGGAACGCCTCAAGCAGCAGTACGATGTGCTGTACGGCGCGCTCTCCGAGCTGATCCAACTGCTGGGCGAAGGCAAAATCAACGCGTTCTTCGATCAGCCTACGCAGAGTTACCAGGACAACTTTGAGCAGAGCTACAACGTTTATCTGGAGCAAAACGGCAAGCTGTACCAAATCGCGGTCGACGGCAGCAACAGCTCGTACAACTCGGCCATTTGGACGCTGATCGTGGTGCTGGTGGTGGTGCTGGCGGTGATCGTACTGGTCTGGACCGGTATCCATCACATCCTGGTGCGCCCGCTGAACCGCATGATCGACCACATCAAACAGATCGCCGCCGGCGACCTGACTCAGCAGATCGTCGTCAACAGCCGCAACGAAATGGGCGTGCTGGCGGCCAGCCTGAAACACATGCAAAGCGAACTGATCGAAACCGTCAGCGGCGTGCGTCAGGGCGCGGACGCCATCTACAGCGGCGCGTCAGAAATCGCCGCGGGCAACAACGATCTCTCCTCCCGCACCGAGCAGCAGGCCGCGTCGCTGGAAGAGACCGCCGCCAGCATGGAACAGCTGACCGCGACGGTGAAACAGAACGCCGAAAACGCCCGTCAGGCTTCACAGCTGGCGCTGAGCGCCTCCGAAACCGCGCAGAAAGGCGGTAAGGTGGTGGCCAACGTGGTGCAGACCATGCACGACATCGCCGGCAGTTCGCAGAAGATCGCCGATATTACCGGCGTGATCGACGGCATCGCCTTCCAGACCAACATCCTGGCGTTGAACGCCGCAGTGGAAGCGGCGCGCGCCGGCGAACAGGGCCGCGGCTTCGCGGTGGTGGCCGGTGAAGTGCGCAACCTGGCGCAGCGCAGCGCGCAGGCGGCGAAAGAGATCAAAGGCTTGATCGAAGACTCGGTCAGCCGCGTCGATATGGGCTCCGTGCTGGTGGAAAGCGCCGGGGAAACCATGGGCGACATCGTCAACGCCGTCACCCGCGTGACCGACATCATGGGCGAAATCGCCTCGGCTTCGGACGAGCAGAGCCGCGGCATCGATCAGGTTGGCCAGGCGGTAGCGGAAATGGACCGCGTCACCCAGCAGAACGCCTCGTTGGTGGAAGAATCCGCCTCGGCGGCGGCGGCGCTGGAAGAACAGGCCAGCATGCTGACCCAGTCGGTAGCGGTATTCCGCTTGAGGTCGGAAGGCCAGGAAGAGTTTAAGGCGCCTGTCACCAGCAAGGCGCCGGTAACACCGGTAATCAATCATAAGAAAATGAACGCCAGCGATCTGCAGGATAACTGGGAAACGTTCTGA
- the cheR gene encoding protein-glutamate O-methyltransferase CheR — translation MKQAPSTSNRDTASMLTQMVQRLPLSDVHFRRISQLIYQRAGIVLAEHKREMVYNRLVRRLRLLGLHDFGDYLALLESDPNSAEWQAFINALTTNLTAFFREAHHFPILAEHARSRPNGYSVWSTAASTGEEPYSIAITLSDALGQRAGSCQVWASDIDTQVLEKAEAGVYRQEDLRTLTPTQMQRYFLRGTGPHQGLVRVRPELAARVNFQPLNLLAPEWALPGQFDAIFCRNVMIYFDKATQERILRRFVPLLKPGGLMFAGHSENFSQISRDFYLRGQTVYGLTKER, via the coding sequence ATGAAACAGGCGCCGTCAACTTCTAACCGGGATACAGCGTCGATGTTGACGCAAATGGTGCAGCGTCTGCCGCTGTCGGACGTGCATTTTCGCCGTATCAGCCAGTTGATTTATCAACGCGCCGGCATCGTGCTGGCGGAGCATAAGCGCGAGATGGTTTACAACCGCCTGGTGCGCCGGCTGCGGCTGTTGGGATTGCACGATTTCGGCGACTACCTGGCGCTGCTGGAAAGCGATCCGAACAGCGCGGAATGGCAGGCGTTCATCAACGCGTTGACCACCAACCTGACGGCCTTTTTCCGCGAGGCGCATCACTTCCCGATCCTGGCGGAGCATGCGCGCTCGCGGCCGAACGGCTACAGCGTCTGGAGCACCGCGGCCTCGACCGGTGAAGAGCCGTATTCGATCGCCATCACGCTGAGCGATGCATTGGGCCAGCGGGCCGGCAGTTGCCAGGTCTGGGCCAGCGACATCGATACGCAGGTGCTGGAAAAAGCGGAGGCGGGCGTTTACCGCCAGGAAGATCTGCGCACCCTGACGCCGACCCAAATGCAGCGCTATTTTCTGCGCGGCACCGGGCCGCATCAGGGGTTGGTGCGCGTGCGGCCGGAGTTGGCGGCGCGAGTGAACTTTCAGCCGCTGAATCTGCTGGCGCCGGAGTGGGCGCTGCCGGGGCAATTCGACGCCATTTTTTGCCGCAACGTCATGATCTATTTCGATAAGGCGACGCAGGAGCGCATCCTGCGCCGCTTCGTTCCCTTGCTTAAGCCGGGGGGGCTGATGTTCGCCGGCCACTCCGAGAATTTCAGCCAGATCAGCCGGGATTTCTACTTGCGTGGGCAGACCGTGTATGGGCTGACCAAGGAGAGGTAA
- the cheA gene encoding chemotaxis protein CheA: MSMDISDFYQTFFDEADELLADMEQHLLELDPLAPDIEPLNAIFRAAHSIKGGAATFGFSVLQETTHLLENLLDGARRQEMSLSTEIINLFLETKDIMQEQLDAYKTSQQPDAESFEYICQALRQLALEAQQQQEAPAAQPAVQQPVVKPSAAPAAIEGGMRISLNGLKASEIPLMLEELGNLGEVKDPHQTEHSLDVTLLTSASEDDISAVLCFVLEPEQISFSTPMQSEPAAVEASLPEAVAVPEPAPAAVADAAPPAAKPAAAAAEAPKARAKASESTSIRVAVEKVDQLINLVGELVITQSMLAQRSGTLDPVNHGDLLNSMSQLERNARDLQESVMSIRMMPMEYVFSRYPRLVRDLAGKLNKQVELTLQGSSTELDKSLIERIIDPLTHLVRNSLDHGIEEPATRIAAGKSAVGNLVLSAEHQGGNICIEVIDDGAGLNREKILAKAASQGLAVSDSMSDEEVGMLIFAPGFSTAEQVTDVSGRGVGMDVVKRNIQEMGGHVEIRSQAGKGTTIRILLPLTLAILDGMSVKVNDEVFILPLNAVMESLQPQAEDLHPLAGGERVLQVRGEYLPLVELYRVFEVDGAKTDATQGIVVILQSAGRRYALLVDQLIGQHQVVVKNLESNYRKVPGISAATILGDGSVALIVDVSALQTLNREKRLTDAAA, from the coding sequence GTGAGCATGGACATTAGCGATTTTTATCAGACCTTCTTTGATGAGGCAGACGAGTTGCTGGCCGACATGGAGCAACACCTGCTGGAGCTGGATCCGCTGGCCCCCGATATCGAGCCGTTGAACGCCATCTTCCGCGCGGCGCATTCGATCAAGGGCGGCGCGGCGACCTTTGGTTTTTCGGTGCTGCAGGAAACCACCCACCTGCTGGAGAACCTGCTGGACGGTGCAAGACGCCAGGAAATGAGCCTGAGCACCGAGATTATCAACCTGTTTCTGGAAACCAAAGACATTATGCAGGAGCAACTGGACGCCTATAAAACCTCGCAACAGCCTGACGCTGAAAGCTTTGAATACATTTGTCAGGCGCTGCGCCAGCTGGCGTTGGAAGCGCAACAGCAGCAGGAGGCGCCTGCGGCTCAACCGGCCGTTCAGCAGCCTGTCGTTAAGCCATCGGCCGCGCCGGCGGCGATCGAGGGCGGCATGCGCATCAGCCTGAACGGGCTGAAAGCCAGTGAAATCCCCTTGATGTTGGAAGAGCTGGGCAACCTCGGCGAGGTTAAAGACCCGCATCAGACGGAACACAGTCTGGACGTGACGTTGCTCACCTCCGCCAGCGAAGACGACATCAGCGCCGTGCTGTGCTTCGTGCTGGAACCGGAACAAATCAGCTTCTCGACGCCGATGCAGAGCGAACCGGCCGCCGTGGAAGCGAGCTTACCGGAAGCGGTCGCCGTGCCGGAGCCTGCGCCTGCGGCGGTCGCGGACGCCGCGCCGCCTGCCGCCAAACCGGCCGCGGCAGCGGCCGAAGCGCCAAAAGCGCGCGCCAAGGCGAGCGAGTCCACCAGCATTCGCGTGGCGGTGGAAAAGGTGGATCAGCTGATCAACCTGGTGGGCGAGTTGGTGATCACCCAGTCGATGCTGGCGCAACGCTCCGGCACGCTCGATCCGGTGAACCACGGCGATCTGCTGAACAGCATGAGCCAGCTGGAGCGTAACGCGCGCGATCTGCAGGAGTCGGTGATGTCGATCCGCATGATGCCGATGGAATACGTCTTCAGCCGCTACCCGCGCCTGGTGCGCGATCTGGCCGGCAAGCTGAACAAGCAGGTGGAGCTGACGCTGCAGGGCAGTTCCACCGAACTGGACAAGAGCCTGATCGAACGCATTATCGATCCGTTGACGCACCTGGTGCGCAACAGCCTCGATCACGGCATCGAAGAGCCGGCCACCCGCATCGCCGCCGGCAAGTCGGCGGTGGGCAATCTGGTGCTGTCGGCCGAACACCAGGGCGGCAACATCTGTATTGAGGTCATCGACGACGGCGCCGGCCTGAACCGCGAAAAAATTCTCGCCAAGGCGGCTTCGCAAGGGCTGGCGGTCAGCGACAGCATGAGCGACGAAGAGGTCGGCATGTTGATCTTTGCGCCGGGCTTCTCCACCGCCGAACAGGTGACCGACGTTTCCGGCCGCGGCGTCGGCATGGACGTGGTGAAAAGGAATATTCAGGAGATGGGGGGCCACGTCGAGATCCGTTCGCAGGCCGGTAAAGGCACCACCATCCGCATCCTGTTGCCGCTGACGCTGGCGATCCTCGACGGCATGTCGGTCAAGGTGAACGACGAAGTCTTTATCCTGCCGCTGAACGCGGTGATGGAATCGCTGCAGCCGCAGGCGGAAGATCTGCATCCGTTGGCCGGGGGCGAACGCGTGCTGCAGGTGCGCGGCGAATACCTGCCGCTGGTGGAGCTGTATCGGGTATTCGAAGTGGACGGCGCCAAAACCGACGCCACGCAGGGCATCGTGGTGATCCTGCAAAGCGCCGGCCGCCGCTATGCGTTGCTGGTAGATCAACTGATTGGCCAGCATCAGGTGGTGGTGAAAAATCTGGAAAGCAACTACCGCAAAGTGCCGGGCATCTCCGCCGCGACCATTCTGGGCGACGGCAGCGTGGCCTTGATCGTTGATGTCTCGGCGTTGCAAACCTTGAACCGTGAAAAGCGTCTGACGGACGCCGCCGCATAA